From a region of the Pan paniscus chromosome 19, NHGRI_mPanPan1-v2.0_pri, whole genome shotgun sequence genome:
- the KRT40 gene encoding keratin, type I cytoskeletal 40 produces the protein MTSDCSSTHCSPESCGTASGCAPASSCSVETACLPGACATSRCQTPSFLSRSRGLTGCLLPCYFTGSRNSPCLVGNCAWCEDGVFTSNEKETMQFLNDRLANYLEKVRSLEETNAELESRIQEQCEQDIPMVCPDYQRYFNIVEDLQQKILCTKAENSRLAVQLDNCKLATDDFKSKYESELSLRQLLEADISSLHGILEELTLCKSNLEAHVESLKEDLLCLKKNHEEEVNLLHEQLGDRLSVELDTAPTLDLNRVLDEMRCQYETVLANNRREAEEWLAVQTEELNQQQPSSAEQLQGCQTEILELKRTASALEIELQAQQSLTESLECTVAETEAQYSSQLAQIQCLIDNLENQLAEIRCDLERQNQEYQVLLDVKARLEGEINTYRGLLDSEDSRLSCSPCSTTCTSSNTCEPCSAYVICTVENCCL, from the exons ATGACTTCTGACTGctcctccacacactgctctCCTGAGTCCTGTGGCACGGCTTCCGGTTGTGCACCTGCCTCAAGCTGTTCCGTGGAAACAGCTTGTCTCCCCGGTGCCTGTGCTACATCCCGATGTCAGACTCCAAGCTTCCTATCCAGGTCTCGCGGGCTGACTGGTTGCCTCCTGCCATGCTACTTTACTGGGAGTCGTAATAGTCCCTGCTTGGTGGGGAACTGTGCCTGGTGTGAGGATGGGGTGTTCACCAGCAATGAGAAGGAGACGATGCAGTTCCTGAATGACAGACTCGCCAACTATCTGGAGAAGGTGCGCAGCCTGGAGGAGACCAACGCAGAGCTGGAATCCAGGATCCAAGAACAATGTGAACAGGATATCCCAATGGTGTGCCCGGATTATCAGCGTTACTTCAACATCGTTGAAGATCTCCAACAAAAG ATCTTATGCACGAAAGCAGAGAATTCTAGACTTGCTGTACAGCTTGACAACTGCAAACTGGCCACTGATGACTTTAAGTCAAA GTACGAGAGTGAACTGTCCCTTCGCCAGCTGTTAGAGGCTGACATCAGCAGCCTGCATGGGATCCTGGAGGAACTGACCCTGTGCAAATCTAATCTGGAGGCCCATGTGGAGTCTCTGAAGGAAGATCTCCTTTGCCTTAAGAAAAACCATGAAGAG GAAGTCAACTTGCTTCATGAACAGCTTGGCGACCGCCTCAGTGTGGAGCTGGACACTGCCCCCACCCTTGACCTCAACAGGGTCCTGGATGAGATGCGCTGTCAGTATGAAACGGTGCTTGCCAACAATCGCAGAGAAGCTGAAGAATGGTTGGCTGTTCAG ACAGAAGAGCTGAATCAGCAGCAACCGTCCAGCGCGGAGCAGCTGCAGGGCTGCCAGACGGAGATCTTGGAACTGAAACGCACAGCCAGTGCTCTGGAAATTGAGCTCCAAGCACAGCAAAGCCTG ACAGAATCTCTGGAATGCACCGTGGCAGAAACCGAGGCCCAGTACAGCTCCCAGCTGGCCCAGATTCAGTGCCTGATCGATAACCTGGAGAACCAGCTGGCCGAGATCCGCTGCGACCTGGAGCGACAGAACCAGGAGTACCAGGTGCTCCTGGATGTGAAGGCCCGGCTGGAGGGTGAGATCAACACGTACCGGGGCCTGCTGGACAGCGAGGACAGCAG GCTTTCCTGTAGCCCATGTTCGA